Within Bacillus sp. FJAT-45350, the genomic segment TCTTCACTAGCTAGTTTTTTTACGATATTTTTGAGTTTGTTTCTTGAGGCAATACCATTTATTTTAGCGGGCGTAATTATTTCAGGTGTGATTCAAGTGTTTGTTACTGCTGAGCATATTCAGCGACTTATTCCGAAAAACAAGTTTATTGCAATTGTTTCAAGCTGTACACTAGGAGCGATTTTTCCTGCATGTGAGTGCGGGATTGTACCTATTATTCGTAGGTTACTCCTTAAGGGAGTTCCATTATATGCAGCTGTTGGCTTTATGTTAACAGGGCCATTAATTAACCCACTTGTCTTATTTTCAACTTATATGGCTTTTGGGCAGGAATGGCATATGGCGATTATGAGGGGACTTTTAGGATTTGTAGCAGCTATTATGATTAGTTTATTAGTTTGTCGATTGTTTCGTAAAAATGAATTAAAAATTAGTAGAGAGACATTTGTTCAGCAAGATACAGCACCAAGTAAAAATATTTCTCTTTATAACCGCCTATTTGCAATGACGCAACATTCAATTAATGAATTTTTTCAAATGAGTAAATTTTTTATAATAGGTGCCTTACTTGCTGCAGGTGTTCAAACATATCTTTCGAGTTCTTCATTCTTTTTATTTGGGGAGAGCTTTGTAGCGTTGACTGTTGTAATGATGGTAGTTGCCTATGTTCTTTCTCTTTGTTCAGAAGCAGATGCCTTTATTGCAGCTTCCTTTAAGCAGTTTGTACCAGGAAGCTCATTGCTCGCCTTTTTAATTTACGGTCCGATGCTTGATTTAAAAAACACGTTTATGCTTGGTGCAGTATTTAAGCTACGATTTGTGATTGTACTTATGTTCTTAATTACAATCGTTGTTTTTGGTATAGTTTTGGCATATGAACTTCTCTTTGTTGGAGGTGCGCTATGAAATTTCACTTAGACCGGTTCATACGTGCGCTTATACTTGCACTTCTATCTCTTGTTATTTTTTACTTGCATTACACTAATCAAATCGGACTTTTCCTTAATCCGGAGTATCTTTTATTTACGGAAATTGCCTCTGTATTGTTTTTATTTTTATTTTTTATTCAAGTGAGTACGATATGGACAAAAGAAGGAGCGGAGCATGATTGGGCATGTCAGCTCTTCGGTTGCAGTCATGAAACTAGTAAAGGAATAAGTTCATTTATAAACAATATCATCATGTATGGTACCCTTGCTCTGCCAGTCATAATTGGCTTATTTTTTGTACCTACTGTACTTGATAGCTCAATTGCTGAAAAACGTACGATTATTCCCAAGATGGAGGAGATTGAGAATGTATCGGCTACTCTTGATAGGGAAGAGCAAATTACAATTACAGATGATACGTTTGCTGAAATAACTGGAAATATTTTGCAAGACCCTGAAAGCTATAATGGCTACACTGTACAGTTAAGTGGAATGTTACATAAAGCACAAGGCTTAACAGACACTCAATATATTCTCTCGCGTTTTCAAGTAACCCATTGTGTAGCAGATGCAACAGTCATAAATTTAATTGTAGAGTTTGATGAACACCCTCATTTTCATGAACATGATTCATGGGTAAGGATTATTGGAGAGATTCGTGTAATAAAAACTGAAGAAAAGGTTATACCGATAATTCAAGTTCTTCAATGGGAAAAGATTGAGATGCCAGATAACCCCTATGTTTGTATATAAGTGCAAGAAATGACTATTACAAGCCACCAATATGCTATAATAGTGCATATGTGTTCCTCTTTTAGAGGGTGTTTTACAATTTGATTACACCCTTTTAGTTTAGGAGGTGGGATTGTGGATGCATTAGATGTATTAATAAATAAAGATAAAATAGTGCCATTCTTCCAACCAATTATAAGTGCTGAGAAGCAAACGGTTGTTGGATATGAAGTATTAGGAAGAATAGAGACGGATAAAGGATATGAAAGTCTAGGATGGTTTTTTAGAGACCAATCAATTCCTGACGAATACCGGATAGAGATTGATGATTATTTACAATCAGAGGCCTTAAAGAAATATGTAGACTATAATACTAGTTTATATTTATTTTTAAATTATGATATAAATTTGTTAGTAAAAGATAACGGAGAAACACTTCTTTCAAGGATTGAGGAATTTAGAGAGTTAGGGGTTTCTCTAAAGCGAATTGTAATTGAATTACGGGAGCAAGATTTCACTGGGAATTTTTCACTATTAAAGCATTTGCTCGTCTATTTACAAAGCTTAGGTATACAAATTGCAATGGATGATGTGGGCAACAATGTAAGTAATCTAGATACAATCGCTACATTGAAGCCTAACATTATTAAGGTTGATCTAGACTTCCTTGAAAAAGACGCTCTACCTGAATTGTATCGTGATGTACTTAGTTCCTTATCCCTTTTATCACGAAAGATTGGTGCAACGCTTCTTTTTGAAGGAATTGCTCAGTTTAACCAATTAAACTATGCTTGGAGAAATGGTGGTAGATATTATCAAGGCTTTTATCTAGGGCAACCAAAGTTAACATTTGTTGAGCCTGACTTTTGTAAAGTAACAATTAAGAAGCAGTTTCAGCACTTTATTAATTTTGAACGAAAAAAAATAGAAGCTCAGCTATCACTTGCAGATAATCTTGATCGTAGCTTGCGGGATACACTAAGAAAAGTGAAGTCAACAAATATGTATGATGAAGTGATTATGCAAGTAGCAGAGCATTTAAATGACATGGTGTTCCGTGTTTATATTTGCGATGAAGAAGGATTCCAGCAATCCTCAAATGCAATAAAAAATGAAAATGGTGATTGGGAGCTCCATCCTGAGGATCGACATAAGAACTGGAGTTGGCGGCCATATTTCCTTGAAACAATTGTACGAATGAGTTATGAACGAAAAGGAATTTTATCTGACCTATATACAGATATTGAAAAAGACGAAGTGATTCGAACCTATTCATATCCAATTGATGAGCAGTTGTATCTATTTATTGATATACCATATGATTATTTATTTGATAAAGATGGCTTATTATAAACTTTATATGGAATGAGGAAAAGCGTAAAGTGCATACGATTACTCGTAGCCTTTATGCTTTTTTAGTTTCGTATAAGTTCTAATTCATAAACCCCTTATGTTTTCAGAAAAGTTTTATTTAAGTAAATATGTAGAAAAATAGTAGGCAAAGCTATATGCTGAGTAGGTGTTTTTTATTTTAGAACAATGGGTTTATTATCTAGATGTTTTAGTAAATTAAATATGAGGTGTAGTGGTTTTGTTCATCCACAAGGTTTTTCTATAGAAATGAGGATATGTATGATTCAAAACAAATCAGTTTTTCGTTTAATGGCATATTTATTTTTTGCGTATTCAACGATGACGATTATTATTAGCTATATGCCGGTGTATTTTCAGTATCAAGGTTTAACGGGTACAGAGGTAGGAATGTTACTTGCCATCGGTCCCTTTGCTTCCATATTTTCGCAACCGTTTTGGGGATTTATGAGTGATAAGTGGAAGTCAATTAAACGAGTGCTAGTGATAACGTTAATTGGAGTTATCATTAGTTCATTTATTTTCTTTCAAATGTCAAATTTCATTGGATTAATGGTTATGATGTTTGTATTATTTCTATTTATGGCACCAGTAACAGCTTTAGGAGATAGTCTTTCACAAAAGACAGCTATTGAGCACAAAGTAAACTTTGGTCGTATTAGAATGTGGGGTTCTCTAGGGTTTGCTATTACTTCACTTCTGACTGGTTATGTTTTGGCGGTTATTGGAATTGGAAATTTAGTGTTTCCTTTTTTATTTATGGCGATAATTTCATTAGTAATTGCCCTACAATTACATGATGTCAATAAAACGAATAAACCTGTAACGTTGTTAAATGCGGTGAAGATCGGATTAAATCCACGTTTGTTTATTTTCTTGGGTATTATTATCCTCGTTTCAATTACTCACCGAGCAAATGATAGTTACTTAGGAATTTATGTAACTGAATTAGGTGGGAAGGAGTCATTAATTGGCTGGGCATGGTTTATAGGAGTTACGTCGGAGGCACTTATTTTTGCTACAACAGCTCTTTGGTTCCGTAGATTTCATCCATTAACGTTTATTATTATCGCAGGGCTGCTTTATAGTCTTCGTTGGTTTTTGATGGGTATGGCAGTAGGCCCAGCATCAATAATATTCTTTCAGCTCCTACATGGTGTTACGTTTGGTGTGTTTTATGTAGGTGCGTTCCAAGTAGTCACAAAGCTAGTTCCAGAAGAATTACAAGCGACAGGGCATGTTCTTTTTATTACAACTTTCTTCGGGATTTCAGGAATCATTGGCTCATTGTTCGGGGGATATATGATTGAAACGGTTAGTACTGCTGCACTTTATCATTCTTTAGGATACTTTGCGTTAGCAGGAAGTATAGGATTGATAATTTATAAATATGTAATTGAAGTAAAACTAAAGCCAGAAATGCGTTATTCAAAATAAAGCTTAAATATTAATGAAAAATACAACTTTCTGTTTTACAATTCTTGCTTTTTTAAGAACGTAAATAAGTAGGATAAATTTTAACATGAACATCACCTCAGTAAACCTTATGCTGAAGAAAAAAATAAAGCACAAACCGATGAGATTTTCGTTGGCTTGTGCTTTTTTATAACGTTATATTACGAAAATGCTTGTATACCTAATATATAATGAACGAATAGAAAAACAACAATCATCATCATTAATCCGACGATAAAACCATTTAGAGCTTCTTTAACTGTATGGTCAGTTTCTTGCTTTTTCATCCTATGCTCCTCCTTCATTTGGATTTCTTTAAATTAAGGAGCTTGGATTAATGTACTACCAAATTTAATTGTCATAAGAAAGCTATTGATTTTTAATGTTGAAATAAAAGAGTCAAAAAATTCGTCCTGTAAAGCTACCACTGGAGCAATAGTAGTCATTTGTACGAATGAATTTTTTACAACTTTATCTGAATTTGCAAAAGAAAGAACGATTGAATCAAAGCTAATACCATTTATGTTGAAATAAGAAGTATCATCACTGTAAGAGTCATAAGACGCACTTGGGTAAGCTGTAAGTAGTAATAAACAAAAAAGTAATAAAATATTTTTCATCGAGGTTTCGTCCTTAGAAAGAATGATTTAATTTATTATAGCTGATTTATCAACGAATACAATATATTCTAAAAAAAGAAAATCAGCGGGAATGGCTTACTTCCCGCTAAAATCAACTATCGATGTAAATTCAATAACTCACTTAATGTTAATTGGTCAACTATTTCAAAGCCATTCCCTTGCCCGAAAGGTCTTATAACTACAGTGCCCATGTTTGGAAGGGGACCTAGTCCAACTCCTTCTGGGAAACTATGAGCAATAATTATATTGTTACTTCCTGGCGCAGGTTGTGTTTCAAATATAGTGGTAAGATTGTTTAAGATTCTATT encodes:
- a CDS encoding MFS transporter — translated: MIQNKSVFRLMAYLFFAYSTMTIIISYMPVYFQYQGLTGTEVGMLLAIGPFASIFSQPFWGFMSDKWKSIKRVLVITLIGVIISSFIFFQMSNFIGLMVMMFVLFLFMAPVTALGDSLSQKTAIEHKVNFGRIRMWGSLGFAITSLLTGYVLAVIGIGNLVFPFLFMAIISLVIALQLHDVNKTNKPVTLLNAVKIGLNPRLFIFLGIIILVSITHRANDSYLGIYVTELGGKESLIGWAWFIGVTSEALIFATTALWFRRFHPLTFIIIAGLLYSLRWFLMGMAVGPASIIFFQLLHGVTFGVFYVGAFQVVTKLVPEELQATGHVLFITTFFGISGIIGSLFGGYMIETVSTAALYHSLGYFALAGSIGLIIYKYVIEVKLKPEMRYSK
- a CDS encoding EAL domain-containing protein, yielding MDALDVLINKDKIVPFFQPIISAEKQTVVGYEVLGRIETDKGYESLGWFFRDQSIPDEYRIEIDDYLQSEALKKYVDYNTSLYLFLNYDINLLVKDNGETLLSRIEEFRELGVSLKRIVIELREQDFTGNFSLLKHLLVYLQSLGIQIAMDDVGNNVSNLDTIATLKPNIIKVDLDFLEKDALPELYRDVLSSLSLLSRKIGATLLFEGIAQFNQLNYAWRNGGRYYQGFYLGQPKLTFVEPDFCKVTIKKQFQHFINFERKKIEAQLSLADNLDRSLRDTLRKVKSTNMYDEVIMQVAEHLNDMVFRVYICDEEGFQQSSNAIKNENGDWELHPEDRHKNWSWRPYFLETIVRMSYERKGILSDLYTDIEKDEVIRTYSYPIDEQLYLFIDIPYDYLFDKDGLL
- a CDS encoding permease, translating into MRNEQTINNLTLFIILAMLLALLYWVNAFAVSIDITTSSLASFFTIFLSLFLEAIPFILAGVIISGVIQVFVTAEHIQRLIPKNKFIAIVSSCTLGAIFPACECGIVPIIRRLLLKGVPLYAAVGFMLTGPLINPLVLFSTYMAFGQEWHMAIMRGLLGFVAAIMISLLVCRLFRKNELKISRETFVQQDTAPSKNISLYNRLFAMTQHSINEFFQMSKFFIIGALLAAGVQTYLSSSSFFLFGESFVALTVVMMVVAYVLSLCSEADAFIAASFKQFVPGSSLLAFLIYGPMLDLKNTFMLGAVFKLRFVIVLMFLITIVVFGIVLAYELLFVGGAL
- a CDS encoding TIGR03943 family putative permease subunit; its protein translation is MKFHLDRFIRALILALLSLVIFYLHYTNQIGLFLNPEYLLFTEIASVLFLFLFFIQVSTIWTKEGAEHDWACQLFGCSHETSKGISSFINNIIMYGTLALPVIIGLFFVPTVLDSSIAEKRTIIPKMEEIENVSATLDREEQITITDDTFAEITGNILQDPESYNGYTVQLSGMLHKAQGLTDTQYILSRFQVTHCVADATVINLIVEFDEHPHFHEHDSWVRIIGEIRVIKTEEKVIPIIQVLQWEKIEMPDNPYVCI